A genomic region of Halobaculum lipolyticum contains the following coding sequences:
- a CDS encoding thiamine pyrophosphate-dependent dehydrogenase E1 component subunit alpha, with protein MFEDMVTARLYEERLQNEYMEGKRPGFDISAGEIPGELHLAAGQEAAAVGVCHHLRDDDTVTAPHRPHHVAIAKGVDLDRMTAEIFGRETGLSSGKGGHMHLFDPDVNFACSGIIAQGCPPAVGAALAAKKRNSDAVAVAYLGEGAIDQGGFLESLNMASVHDLPVVFVVEDNDWAISMPKARVTTPDDGSKRADGFDMHGARVDVDDAVAVYEAAGEAVGRARDGNGPTLLEVQVHRRMGHFMGDPETYRPEADQEAHAERDSIDRLAARLREEGVDDDELDGIRDAAAERVDEAVTWAKQQPLPEADAAHDHVFTNPPEGVTSDEPEPGAGAAAGGDD; from the coding sequence ATGTTCGAGGACATGGTGACGGCGCGCCTGTACGAGGAGCGCCTCCAGAACGAGTACATGGAGGGGAAGCGACCGGGATTCGACATCAGCGCGGGTGAGATCCCCGGGGAACTCCACCTCGCGGCCGGCCAGGAGGCCGCGGCGGTCGGGGTGTGTCACCACCTCCGCGACGACGACACCGTGACGGCGCCCCACCGTCCGCACCACGTCGCCATCGCGAAGGGCGTCGACCTGGATCGGATGACCGCCGAGATCTTCGGCCGGGAGACCGGACTCTCCTCGGGGAAGGGCGGCCACATGCACCTGTTCGACCCGGACGTGAACTTCGCGTGCAGCGGGATCATCGCGCAGGGTTGCCCCCCGGCGGTCGGCGCGGCGCTGGCCGCGAAAAAGCGGAACAGCGACGCGGTCGCCGTCGCTTACCTCGGCGAGGGAGCGATCGATCAGGGCGGCTTCCTGGAGTCGCTCAACATGGCGAGCGTGCACGACCTCCCGGTCGTGTTCGTCGTCGAGGACAACGACTGGGCGATCAGCATGCCCAAAGCGCGTGTCACGACGCCCGACGACGGCTCCAAGCGGGCGGACGGGTTCGACATGCACGGCGCCCGCGTCGACGTCGACGACGCGGTCGCGGTGTACGAGGCCGCCGGCGAGGCCGTGGGACGCGCTCGCGACGGCAACGGGCCGACGCTGTTGGAGGTGCAGGTCCACCGGCGCATGGGCCACTTCATGGGCGACCCCGAGACGTACCGGCCGGAAGCCGACCAGGAGGCACACGCCGAGCGCGACTCCATCGACCGGCTCGCCGCCCGGCTACGCGAGGAAGGGGTCGACGACGACGAACTCGACGGGATCCGCGACGCCGCCGCCGAGCGCGTCGACGAGGCGGTGACGTGGGCGAAACAGCAGCCGCTCCCGGAGGCGGACGCCGCCCACGACCACGTGTTCACGAACCCACCCGAGGGCGTGACGAGCGACGAGCCGGAACCGGGCGCCGGCGCGGCCGCCGGAGGTGACGACTGA
- a CDS encoding adenylyltransferase/cytidyltransferase family protein, which produces MAEDGDESARDGDAAVVGHVHGRFQPFHDGHLAYCEWAAGECDELLVGVTNADPSHVRPEAADPDRDDPRNNPFRYHERHRMVTAALADADLGVPVRVLPFPINRPDLWEHYAPEAALHLLRVLEPWHEVKADRLREHGRRVRTVAAERTVSGTAIRESMAAGDGAWRSSVPDGVAAVVDDVAGAARVRSLGSE; this is translated from the coding sequence GTGGCTGAGGACGGCGACGAGTCCGCCCGCGACGGCGACGCGGCCGTCGTCGGCCACGTCCACGGTCGCTTCCAGCCGTTCCACGACGGCCACCTCGCGTACTGCGAGTGGGCCGCCGGCGAGTGCGACGAGCTGCTCGTCGGGGTCACCAACGCCGACCCCTCCCACGTGCGGCCCGAGGCGGCCGACCCCGACCGCGACGACCCCCGTAACAACCCGTTCCGCTATCACGAGCGCCACCGGATGGTGACGGCCGCGCTGGCCGACGCCGACCTCGGGGTCCCGGTCCGGGTACTCCCGTTCCCGATCAACCGCCCCGACCTGTGGGAGCACTACGCCCCGGAAGCGGCGCTCCACCTGCTCCGAGTGCTGGAGCCGTGGCACGAAGTGAAAGCCGACCGGCTCCGCGAGCACGGCCGCCGGGTGCGGACCGTCGCCGCCGAGCGGACCGTGAGCGGCACCGCGATCCGCGAGTCGATGGCCGCCGGGGACGGGGCGTGGCGCTCGTCGGTGCCGGACGGGGTCGCCGCCGTCGTCGACGACGTCGCCGGCGCGGCGCGGGTGCGGTCGCTGGGGTCGGAGTGA
- a CDS encoding lipoyl domain-containing protein, translating to MSDDDRVPVDSGALWPGETDDDVGLVLNWFVAEGSRVAEGDRIAEFQVEKVDVDVPAPATGVLAEIVRDEDAEFDRGDVLAYVEPAGDRG from the coding sequence ATGAGCGACGACGACCGCGTCCCCGTCGACAGCGGCGCGCTGTGGCCCGGCGAGACCGACGACGACGTCGGACTCGTGCTCAACTGGTTCGTCGCCGAGGGTAGCCGGGTCGCCGAGGGCGACCGCATCGCCGAGTTCCAAGTCGAGAAGGTCGACGTGGACGTGCCGGCGCCCGCGACGGGCGTGCTCGCCGAGATCGTCCGCGACGAGGACGCGGAGTTCGACCGCGGCGACGTGCTCGCGTACGTCGAGCCGGCGGGTGATCGCGGGTGA
- a CDS encoding sugar phosphate isomerase/epimerase family protein translates to MPPKRRDVLKATGGTVALGAGAAGVEAGLDDGGVREQVQQQQQGEPELLASYWAHAGDVKPFTGRQWSPWDLENRVEMLADVGFTGIGLFHEDIQHMVEEEGRTLTEIGETIRDAGLDTIELEFLVSWLLPEDDPRRQAEQETRQLLLDAAEAMDARHIKIGNIDGIPVETSALADRFATFCSEAAAVDTQVGMEILPPDPNARTIEQALEWVSGPDNGGLFLDTWHVTTIETISYDDVAALSSDDITAVELDDGFLDTGRGGFVENTVNMRRVPGYGDFDVPAFVEACREAGFTGPWGTEILSEEYRRRGMESAYTHTYEGTAAALAEAGGAGDGAGTETPGDDGTETPGGDGTATPGGDGTGTPDDTPDGTQTGTPDGTRTGTQTGTPTGTPEGTSTGTLDATQTGTPE, encoded by the coding sequence ATGCCACCGAAGCGACGCGACGTACTCAAGGCGACGGGTGGAACAGTGGCGCTGGGCGCGGGAGCCGCGGGCGTGGAGGCGGGTCTCGACGACGGCGGAGTGCGAGAGCAGGTCCAGCAGCAACAACAGGGGGAGCCGGAGCTGTTGGCGTCCTACTGGGCACACGCGGGCGACGTGAAGCCGTTCACGGGCCGCCAGTGGAGTCCGTGGGATCTGGAGAACCGCGTCGAGATGCTGGCCGACGTGGGCTTCACCGGCATCGGCCTGTTCCACGAAGACATCCAGCACATGGTCGAGGAGGAGGGCCGGACGCTGACGGAGATCGGAGAGACGATCCGCGACGCCGGACTCGACACCATCGAGTTGGAGTTCCTCGTGAGTTGGCTGTTGCCGGAGGACGACCCGCGACGGCAGGCCGAACAGGAGACCCGGCAGTTGCTCCTCGACGCCGCCGAAGCGATGGACGCGCGCCACATCAAGATCGGGAACATCGACGGCATCCCGGTGGAGACGAGCGCGCTCGCCGACCGGTTCGCGACGTTCTGTTCGGAGGCCGCCGCCGTCGACACGCAGGTCGGGATGGAGATACTGCCGCCGGATCCGAACGCCCGAACGATCGAGCAGGCGTTGGAGTGGGTGAGCGGTCCGGACAACGGCGGACTGTTCCTCGACACCTGGCACGTCACCACGATCGAGACGATCAGCTACGACGACGTGGCCGCGCTGTCGAGCGACGACATCACCGCCGTCGAACTGGACGACGGCTTCCTCGACACGGGCCGCGGCGGCTTCGTCGAGAACACGGTGAACATGCGTCGCGTCCCCGGCTACGGCGACTTCGACGTGCCGGCGTTCGTGGAGGCGTGTCGGGAAGCCGGCTTCACGGGACCGTGGGGCACCGAGATCCTCTCGGAGGAGTACCGCCGCCGCGGCATGGAGAGCGCGTACACCCACACCTACGAGGGCACGGCCGCGGCGCTCGCCGAGGCCGGCGGTGCCGGCGACGGCGCGGGCACCGAAACTCCCGGCGACGACGGAACCGAGACCCCCGGCGGTGATGGGACAGCGACTCCCGGCGGCGACGGGACCGGGACGCCGGACGACACCCCCGACGGCACGCAGACGGGGACGCCCGACGGCACGCGGACCGGAACGCAGACCGGAACTCCGACCGGGACGCCGGAGGGGACCTCCACCGGCACTCTGGACGCCACGCAGACGGGAACCCCCGAGTGA
- a CDS encoding glycosyltransferase — MELTPVVVVGVLLWAALAVYGLSTLWWLFEALVLARGWRADDTTAWGLNDVQVRVLTIDAEPVVQATVDALPDAVGDVRVVAERDIDVDGASVHVVPASFECRATNKGRAVEWARRHVACDREYVLYLDEDTIVTDFDGLPDADFVQFTEKPIYTGSRLAYLCEVFRAGYQYEQFGFHRLAYPPYAWGGGFAIRHAIEDEITWDVPTITEDTNLVWRAADRYDLTYRIVDARFRNQAPPSLRSLVNQRRRWLSGTLADDHMLPIAYRPLHVTRVVAWAFSPLVPVLVAAAYLLPGTAPGVELYGAVSTALLAVLFVYMLGGVVAYDKHPLLWPVFLLLTPLAVVLHAAGALWAVVSPVERFEVTEKVTPDRIERVHGGLEAGDLSAHDGTERLVRDRGDRFGGTVFDD; from the coding sequence GTGGAACTCACCCCCGTCGTCGTGGTCGGCGTGCTGCTGTGGGCGGCGCTCGCTGTGTACGGCTTGTCGACGCTGTGGTGGCTGTTCGAGGCGCTCGTCCTCGCGCGCGGGTGGCGTGCCGACGACACGACCGCGTGGGGGCTGAACGACGTACAGGTGCGAGTGCTCACGATCGACGCCGAACCGGTCGTGCAGGCGACCGTCGACGCGCTCCCCGACGCGGTCGGCGACGTCCGGGTAGTCGCCGAGCGCGACATCGACGTCGACGGCGCGTCCGTCCACGTCGTGCCGGCGTCGTTCGAGTGCCGCGCGACGAACAAAGGCCGGGCCGTCGAGTGGGCGCGGCGACACGTCGCGTGCGACCGCGAGTACGTCCTCTACCTCGACGAGGACACCATCGTCACCGACTTCGACGGCCTGCCCGACGCGGACTTCGTCCAGTTCACCGAGAAGCCGATCTACACCGGCTCCCGGCTGGCGTACCTGTGTGAGGTGTTCCGGGCGGGCTACCAGTACGAGCAGTTCGGGTTCCACCGTCTCGCGTACCCGCCGTACGCGTGGGGCGGCGGCTTCGCCATCCGCCACGCCATCGAAGACGAGATCACGTGGGACGTCCCGACGATCACCGAGGACACGAACCTCGTCTGGCGCGCGGCCGACCGATACGATCTCACGTACCGCATCGTCGACGCGCGGTTCCGCAACCAGGCGCCGCCGTCGCTGCGGTCGCTCGTGAACCAGCGCCGTCGCTGGCTGTCGGGCACGCTCGCCGACGACCACATGCTCCCGATCGCGTACCGGCCGCTGCACGTGACTCGGGTGGTCGCGTGGGCGTTCTCCCCGCTGGTCCCGGTGCTGGTCGCCGCGGCGTATCTCCTCCCGGGGACGGCGCCTGGGGTGGAACTGTACGGCGCGGTCTCGACGGCGCTGCTGGCGGTGCTGTTCGTCTACATGCTCGGCGGGGTCGTCGCGTACGACAAACACCCGCTGCTGTGGCCGGTGTTCCTGCTACTCACGCCACTGGCGGTGGTCCTGCACGCGGCGGGCGCGCTGTGGGCGGTCGTCTCCCCCGTCGAGCGGTTCGAGGTGACCGAGAAGGTGACGCCCGACCGCATCGAACGCGTCCACGGCGGGTTGGAGGCGGGCGACCTCTCGGCCCACGACGGCACCGAACGGCTCGTCCGCGACCGGGGCGACCGGTTCGGCGGAACCGTCTTCGACGACTGA
- a CDS encoding alpha-ketoacid dehydrogenase subunit beta produces the protein MSSQEQQATGRTATMSDAMVEAVAHEMREDEEVFYMGEDVADYGGIFDSTTGLLDEFGRDRVMDVPISETAYIGAAVGAAQAGMRPIAELMFVDFAGVCFDQIYNQMAKNTYMSGGSVSVPMVLTTAVGGDYNDAAQHSQTLYGTFAHLPGMKVVVPSTAYDAKGLMHNAIRDDDPVVYMFHKRLMGIGWMPAPDGPKTPVPEEPYTIPFGEADVKREGDDVTVVTLGLHVHRAVEAAESLADEGGPDAEVIDLRTLTPLDRETVIESVADTGRLVVVDEDYRSFGVTGEIVASVAEHDPSALEAVERLAVPDVPIPYSRPLEDAINPDAAAIAEAIRTVAE, from the coding sequence ATGAGTTCACAGGAGCAACAGGCGACGGGGCGCACCGCCACGATGAGCGACGCGATGGTCGAGGCCGTCGCCCACGAGATGCGCGAGGACGAGGAGGTGTTCTACATGGGCGAGGACGTCGCCGACTACGGCGGCATCTTCGACTCCACGACGGGCCTGCTCGACGAGTTCGGGCGCGACCGCGTCATGGACGTCCCCATCAGCGAGACGGCGTACATCGGCGCGGCCGTCGGCGCCGCACAGGCCGGGATGCGCCCCATCGCCGAACTCATGTTCGTCGACTTCGCCGGCGTCTGCTTCGACCAGATCTACAACCAGATGGCGAAGAACACGTACATGAGCGGGGGGTCGGTGAGCGTCCCGATGGTGCTCACGACCGCGGTCGGCGGCGACTACAACGACGCCGCCCAGCACTCCCAGACCCTGTACGGCACCTTCGCCCACCTCCCCGGGATGAAGGTGGTCGTCCCGTCGACGGCGTACGACGCCAAGGGGCTGATGCACAACGCCATCCGCGACGACGACCCGGTCGTCTACATGTTCCACAAGCGCCTCATGGGCATCGGCTGGATGCCCGCCCCCGACGGGCCGAAGACGCCCGTGCCGGAGGAGCCGTACACGATCCCGTTCGGCGAGGCCGACGTGAAGCGGGAGGGCGACGACGTGACGGTCGTCACGCTGGGGCTGCACGTCCACCGCGCCGTCGAGGCCGCCGAGTCGCTCGCCGACGAGGGCGGGCCGGACGCCGAGGTGATCGACCTCCGGACGCTGACGCCGCTCGACCGCGAGACAGTGATCGAGTCGGTCGCCGACACCGGGCGCCTCGTCGTCGTCGACGAGGACTACCGCTCGTTCGGCGTCACCGGCGAGATCGTCGCCAGCGTCGCGGAACACGACCCGAGCGCGCTGGAGGCGGTCGAACGCCTCGCGGTGCCCGACGTGCCGATCCCGTACTCGCGGCCGCTCGAGGACGCGATCAACCCCGACGCCGCGGCGATCGCCGAGGCGATCCGCACCGTCGCCGAATGA
- a CDS encoding 2-oxo acid dehydrogenase subunit E2 has protein sequence MSDSDPPADRDAAAADADGRTVVEERTPSPMRRTIASRLHRSYSEAVHVTASREVDAEPLVSAVDYAAERHGVDVSLVDPLLVSVSEALDRHPSFNATFEEGTHRVYEEHHVGYGVALDAGLVAPVVRDVGSLTLAGLSERRAALVERVLAGDYDAGDLRGGTFTVSNLGPLGVDSFTPIINPPQVAILGVNRLRERAVPAGDLGAGGGTTDAASAGQGDPVDFRRKLRLDLSFDHRVVDGAQAARFLATLADRIESRAPDETDAAE, from the coding sequence GTGAGCGACTCCGACCCACCCGCCGATCGGGACGCCGCCGCCGCCGACGCCGACGGGCGGACGGTGGTCGAGGAGCGCACCCCGAGTCCGATGCGGCGTACGATCGCCAGCCGGCTCCACCGGAGCTACAGCGAGGCGGTCCACGTCACCGCGAGCCGCGAGGTCGACGCCGAGCCGCTGGTGTCGGCCGTCGACTACGCCGCCGAGCGCCACGGCGTCGACGTGTCGCTCGTCGACCCGCTGCTCGTCTCCGTCTCGGAGGCGCTCGACCGCCACCCGTCGTTCAACGCCACGTTCGAGGAGGGCACCCACCGCGTGTACGAGGAGCACCACGTCGGCTACGGCGTCGCCCTCGACGCGGGACTCGTGGCGCCCGTCGTCCGCGACGTGGGGTCGCTCACGCTCGCGGGACTCTCCGAGCGGCGCGCCGCGCTCGTCGAGCGCGTGCTAGCGGGCGACTACGACGCCGGCGACCTCCGCGGCGGCACGTTCACCGTCTCGAACCTCGGCCCGCTCGGCGTCGACTCGTTCACCCCGATCATCAACCCCCCGCAGGTGGCCATCCTCGGCGTGAACAGGCTCCGCGAGCGCGCCGTGCCCGCCGGCGACCTCGGCGCCGGCGGCGGGACGACCGACGCGGCGTCGGCGGGCCAGGGCGACCCCGTGGACTTCCGTCGGAAGCTCCGGCTCGACCTGAGCTTCGACCACCGCGTCGTCGACGGCGCGCAGGCGGCGCGGTTCCTCGCCACGCTCGCCGACCGGATCGAGTCGCGGGCGCCGGACGAGACCGACGCGGCGGAGTGA
- a CDS encoding helix-turn-helix domain-containing protein: protein MTRSTASEPVASMESPVIRASPDEAARLFDALDSEACRTVVRSLADGPMTAKELQAAGDIPLSTVYRCVNELVDTPLVEETTRVSEGGHHASEYSRPVESLVVALDADAPIQVPEGPVLELTL, encoded by the coding sequence GTGACCCGCTCGACCGCTTCCGAGCCGGTCGCGAGCATGGAGTCGCCGGTGATCCGCGCGTCCCCCGACGAGGCCGCGCGCCTGTTCGACGCGCTCGACAGCGAGGCGTGTCGGACGGTCGTTCGCTCGCTCGCCGACGGACCGATGACCGCCAAGGAGCTACAGGCGGCCGGCGACATCCCGTTGTCGACGGTGTACCGCTGCGTGAACGAGCTGGTGGACACCCCACTCGTCGAGGAGACGACGCGGGTCAGCGAGGGCGGCCACCACGCCAGCGAGTACTCCCGACCCGTCGAGTCGCTCGTCGTCGCGCTCGACGCCGACGCGCCGATCCAAGTCCCCGAGGGACCGGTGCTCGAACTGACCCTGTAA
- a CDS encoding acyl-CoA dehydrogenase family protein yields the protein MATFPEDDALVGEYAVPDDVRPVVDRVIGFIEEEVLPYEERHGDHVGGPLDYLDGEGLLKPETRAMQAEIRQRSADEGLYALHLPEEVGGGGLSLREMFYVQEAVFRYGTGHGSGVARAMLAWTEGPSPALVHLDDAQREEWLDPLVAGEETACICITEPGAGSDVTAVSTTAERDGDGWVLNGDKRYITNGPFADTAQVLARVEDADGPAHERMAMFLVDTENPGYEVGQPNLNIMMDGITSDVHLRDCRVDGDHLVGEVGDGLPLALSWVNWRRSGRPGMCAGLGRYLLDRMLTYAKEREAFGEPIGTNQAVQWPIVETATELHAVRDMGTRMLAAYDAETSLSDLDQPATARRKLSMLKYYPEDRLFDWADRAIQVLGGYGLMHAGGVERVFRVARNIRIPAGATEIQKRTIAKTLGLE from the coding sequence ATGGCAACCTTTCCCGAGGACGACGCGCTCGTCGGCGAGTACGCCGTTCCGGACGACGTCCGCCCCGTGGTCGACCGCGTGATCGGCTTCATCGAGGAGGAGGTGCTCCCGTACGAGGAGCGCCACGGCGACCACGTCGGCGGCCCGCTCGACTACCTCGACGGGGAGGGGCTGTTGAAGCCGGAGACCCGGGCGATGCAGGCCGAGATCCGGCAACGAAGCGCGGACGAGGGGCTGTACGCGCTCCACCTGCCCGAGGAAGTCGGCGGCGGCGGCCTGTCGCTTCGGGAGATGTTCTACGTGCAGGAGGCCGTCTTCCGGTACGGCACCGGCCACGGCTCGGGCGTCGCCCGCGCGATGCTGGCGTGGACGGAGGGACCCTCGCCGGCGCTGGTCCACCTCGACGACGCCCAGCGCGAGGAGTGGCTCGACCCGCTCGTCGCCGGCGAGGAGACCGCCTGCATCTGCATCACCGAACCCGGCGCCGGATCCGACGTGACCGCCGTGTCGACGACCGCCGAGCGCGACGGCGACGGGTGGGTGCTGAACGGCGACAAACGCTACATCACCAACGGGCCGTTCGCGGACACGGCGCAGGTGCTCGCCCGGGTCGAGGACGCCGACGGACCGGCTCACGAACGCATGGCGATGTTCCTCGTCGACACCGAGAACCCGGGGTACGAGGTCGGCCAGCCGAACCTGAACATCATGATGGACGGGATCACCTCCGACGTCCACCTGCGCGACTGCCGGGTCGACGGCGACCACCTCGTCGGCGAGGTCGGCGACGGCCTCCCGCTGGCGCTGTCGTGGGTGAACTGGCGTCGCTCGGGTCGGCCCGGGATGTGCGCGGGACTCGGTCGCTACCTGCTCGACCGGATGCTCACCTACGCCAAAGAGCGGGAGGCGTTCGGCGAGCCGATCGGGACGAACCAGGCCGTCCAGTGGCCGATCGTCGAGACGGCGACCGAACTCCACGCCGTCCGCGACATGGGCACCCGGATGCTCGCGGCGTACGACGCCGAGACGAGCCTGTCGGACCTCGACCAGCCGGCGACCGCGCGGCGGAAGCTGTCGATGCTGAAGTACTACCCCGAGGACCGACTGTTCGACTGGGCCGACCGCGCGATCCAGGTGTTGGGCGGCTACGGGCTGATGCACGCCGGCGGCGTCGAGCGCGTGTTCCGCGTCGCCCGGAACATCCGGATCCCCGCCGGGGCGACGGAGATCCAGAAGCGAACGATCGCGAAGACGCTCGGGCTGGAGTGA
- the fer gene encoding ferredoxin Fer — protein MDSPYDVLGLDADADDTEIERAYRRRVKETHPDRGGSVEAFRRVREAYEAVVSGTATPPADAAPGDGAQSPSAPADDGHAPTESSEPGSRAPGHGPVAEGGERAPGGRRSTECRVEYLDYEVLSDHGWEVDDPDLFEKAGAADLDHDDYGLFLAEPGETLLEAAENRGFAWPFACRGGACANCAVLVVDGGLDATVDNILSQDLVDDGFRLSCIGRPVTDDMQVVFNVKHLPGLDELRLPADRFERARADD, from the coding sequence GTGGATTCTCCGTACGACGTACTGGGGCTCGACGCCGACGCCGACGATACGGAGATCGAGCGCGCGTACCGCCGCCGGGTGAAGGAGACCCACCCCGACCGCGGCGGCTCGGTCGAGGCGTTCCGCCGCGTCCGCGAGGCGTACGAGGCGGTGGTCTCGGGGACCGCGACGCCGCCGGCGGACGCGGCGCCCGGCGACGGGGCGCAGTCGCCGTCCGCGCCGGCGGACGACGGCCACGCGCCGACGGAGTCGTCGGAGCCGGGGTCGCGGGCGCCGGGGCACGGACCAGTCGCCGAGGGGGGCGAGCGAGCGCCCGGAGGGAGGCGGTCCACGGAGTGTCGCGTGGAGTACCTCGACTACGAGGTGCTGTCGGACCACGGGTGGGAGGTCGACGACCCCGACCTGTTCGAGAAGGCGGGCGCGGCCGACCTCGACCACGACGACTACGGCCTGTTCCTCGCCGAACCGGGCGAGACGCTGCTCGAAGCCGCCGAGAACAGGGGGTTCGCGTGGCCGTTCGCCTGTCGGGGCGGCGCGTGCGCGAACTGTGCCGTGTTGGTGGTGGACGGCGGGCTGGACGCGACCGTCGACAACATCCTCTCGCAGGACCTGGTCGACGACGGGTTCCGGCTGTCGTGTATCGGTCGACCCGTCACCGACGACATGCAGGTGGTGTTCAACGTGAAACACCTGCCCGGGCTGGACGAACTCCGACTGCCCGCCGACCGGTTCGAGCGGGCGCGTGCCGACGACTGA